The following are encoded together in the Planctobacterium marinum genome:
- a CDS encoding Yip1 family protein — translation MVLNHLWGIYAHPREEWHTIEKRHESYRFSLSHIAIITIIPAIMAWFSAAKLGWSIGVGERIFLSSSEAVIMAFIIYSVLLAGIFGLTYIIHYMGKHYDSNPSWAQSLELASYTATPLFMSGLAAFYPELWFFSFVAMGALAYSIYLLYVGTPIIMRIPVEEGFVYASSIVTAAILLLVATMIATVIAWGWLFHPIYS, via the coding sequence ATGGTACTAAATCATTTATGGGGCATTTACGCGCATCCGAGAGAAGAATGGCACACCATCGAAAAACGCCACGAAAGCTATCGGTTTAGCCTTTCTCATATTGCAATCATTACCATCATTCCGGCCATCATGGCATGGTTTTCTGCTGCGAAATTGGGTTGGAGTATTGGTGTCGGTGAACGCATATTCCTGAGTTCGTCCGAAGCCGTAATCATGGCGTTTATCATTTATAGCGTGTTACTGGCAGGCATCTTTGGTTTAACCTACATCATCCACTACATGGGCAAACACTACGATTCTAATCCCAGTTGGGCACAATCACTGGAGCTGGCGTCTTACACCGCAACCCCTTTGTTTATGTCGGGATTAGCGGCTTTTTATCCTGAGTTGTGGTTTTTCAGTTTTGTTGCCATGGGCGCACTGGCCTACTCTATTTATCTACTCTATGTCGGTACGCCAATTATTATGCGCATTCCAGTAGAAGAAGGATTTGTCTATGCCAGCTCCATTGTGACGGCAGCCATCCTGCTACTGGTAGCCACCATGATAGCCACAGTAATCGCCTGGGGATGGTTGTTCCATCCGATTTACTCATGA
- the lepB gene encoding signal peptidase I gives MANYFSIFLVVLTVASGLIWLADALLWAPKRKEKLAIARANTSNAIDDETLKQIAPIPSIVDTAQQIFPVIAFVLVLRSFLYEPFQIPSGSMMPTLLVGDFILVEKFTYGLKDPVARKQFYDVGKPERGDVVVFKYPEDPMIDYIKRVVGLPGDRVVYRNKRVYIQEACPEGDVCPLKPIDLKFENNNEFAFHFSRLNKFTESFGEHSHQILQNPDRPAMEMAYYDQPGTAINEWLVPEGQYFVLGDNRDNSRDSRFWGFVPEENLVGKAVAIWISFEFEREEDSWLPGFVPTGVRFSRVGGIQ, from the coding sequence ATGGCCAATTATTTTTCGATTTTTTTGGTGGTGCTAACCGTGGCCAGTGGCCTTATTTGGTTAGCCGATGCGCTATTGTGGGCACCCAAGCGCAAGGAAAAACTGGCGATTGCCAGAGCCAATACCAGCAATGCCATTGATGATGAAACATTGAAACAAATTGCGCCTATTCCCTCCATTGTGGATACCGCACAGCAGATTTTCCCGGTAATTGCCTTTGTACTGGTGCTGCGCTCATTCTTATATGAACCATTCCAGATCCCATCAGGTTCAATGATGCCAACGCTGTTAGTGGGGGATTTTATCTTGGTGGAAAAATTTACTTACGGGCTGAAAGATCCGGTAGCACGCAAGCAGTTTTATGATGTGGGCAAACCTGAGCGTGGTGATGTTGTGGTGTTCAAGTATCCGGAAGATCCCATGATTGATTACATCAAACGGGTGGTGGGTTTACCCGGAGACCGGGTGGTATACCGCAATAAGCGGGTTTACATACAGGAAGCATGCCCCGAGGGCGATGTGTGTCCATTAAAGCCAATCGATCTCAAGTTTGAAAACAACAACGAATTTGCTTTTCACTTCAGCCGTCTGAATAAATTTACTGAATCTTTTGGTGAGCACTCCCACCAGATACTGCAAAATCCTGACAGACCCGCGATGGAAATGGCTTATTACGACCAACCCGGAACCGCCATTAACGAGTGGCTGGTGCCAGAAGGTCAGTATTTTGTTTTAGGAGATAACCGAGACAACAGTCGCGATAGTCGTTTCTGGGGCTTTGTACCAGAGGAAAATCTGGTAGGTAAAGCGGTTGCTATCTGGATAAGCTTTGAGTTTGAGCGTGAAGAAGACAGCTGGTTGCCAGGCTTTGTGCCCACCGGGGTTCGTTTTTCACGGGTTGGTGGTATTCAGTAA
- the rnc gene encoding ribonuclease III, whose product MDDIRFNQLTKRLGYQFQDRALLIQALTHRSAGNMHNERLEYLGDSILGFIVAKYLYNRFPEQPEGKLTRMRSSLVKGETLADVARQMDLGEVILLGPGELKSGGFARDSILSDAVEALIGAIYLEAGMTQSEKVVLAWLESKLVKLDPNYHPKDNKTRLQEYLQAKHLPLPEYEVTQIKGKSHNQRFFVSCKVQELNYLVEGEGASRRKAEQDAAKKVIRKLEIE is encoded by the coding sequence ATGGATGACATCCGTTTTAATCAACTCACTAAGCGCCTTGGTTATCAGTTCCAGGACAGAGCGCTTTTAATACAGGCGCTAACTCATCGCAGCGCTGGTAATATGCATAACGAACGCCTTGAATATCTGGGTGATTCAATTCTGGGATTTATTGTTGCCAAGTATCTCTACAACCGTTTTCCGGAGCAGCCAGAAGGCAAACTTACCCGTATGCGATCCTCGTTGGTTAAAGGGGAAACCCTTGCCGATGTCGCCCGGCAGATGGACTTGGGCGAGGTGATCCTGCTTGGGCCCGGAGAACTGAAAAGCGGTGGTTTTGCGCGAGATTCAATTTTATCCGATGCCGTTGAGGCCCTGATTGGTGCGATTTACCTGGAAGCCGGTATGACCCAATCAGAAAAAGTGGTGCTTGCCTGGCTGGAAAGCAAATTGGTGAAACTGGATCCTAACTATCATCCCAAGGACAACAAAACTCGTTTGCAGGAATATTTGCAGGCGAAGCATTTACCTCTACCTGAATACGAAGTAACGCAAATAAAAGGTAAGTCTCATAACCAGCGCTTTTTCGTCAGTTGTAAAGTGCAAGAGCTAAACTATCTGGTGGAAGGTGAAGGGGCCAGTCGACGCAAAGCGGAACAAGATGCCGCCAAAAAAGTGATCAGGAAACTAGAAATTGAATAA
- a CDS encoding TatD family hydrolase produces the protein MIDSHCHLDFPEFDHDRDAVWQVARQKGLSGLLIPGTEVRYFSRVQAVAQQYDDIYYGLGLHPWFLTSDHQHQLTLLQDALRASSDDKKCVALGEIGLDFAIAVEPEVQMSVFEQQLELAQQFSLPVIVHHRKSHNDIIRILKAYPDLKGVVHAFSGSAHVAQSYVKMGFKLGIGGTITYERSEKTRKAIKAVGVQHLLLETDAPTMPLSGYQGQRNEPEKVVLVAQVLAKLLEVDVDTISSQTTSNFKELFLTPG, from the coding sequence GTGATTGACAGCCATTGCCATCTGGATTTTCCCGAATTTGACCACGACAGAGATGCAGTGTGGCAAGTTGCCAGGCAAAAAGGTTTATCAGGGCTGCTTATTCCCGGCACCGAAGTCCGTTACTTTTCACGTGTGCAAGCTGTAGCGCAACAGTATGATGATATTTATTATGGTTTGGGCCTGCACCCTTGGTTTTTAACTTCAGATCACCAGCATCAGCTGACATTATTACAAGACGCTTTACGAGCGAGTAGCGATGACAAAAAATGTGTGGCCTTGGGTGAGATTGGGTTGGACTTTGCTATCGCCGTAGAGCCCGAAGTTCAGATGAGCGTCTTCGAACAACAGCTGGAGTTAGCACAGCAATTCTCTTTGCCGGTAATCGTGCACCACCGAAAGTCCCATAACGATATCATTCGGATTTTAAAAGCTTATCCTGACTTAAAGGGGGTTGTTCACGCCTTTTCTGGTAGTGCTCATGTGGCTCAGTCATACGTAAAGATGGGCTTCAAATTAGGGATAGGAGGCACCATTACCTATGAGCGCTCTGAGAAAACCCGAAAAGCCATTAAAGCGGTTGGTGTGCAGCATTTATTACTAGAAACCGATGCTCCCACCATGCCCCTTTCTGGCTATCAAGGGCAGCGCAACGAACCTGAAAAAGTGGTATTAGTTGCGCAAGTCTTGGCGAAGCTATTAGAAGTGGATGTAGACACCATCAGCTCGCAAACAACCAGCAACTTTAAAGAGCTGTTTTTAACGCCGGGTTAA
- the serB gene encoding phosphoserine phosphatase SerB, with product MYLANLTAQQFLDFSLLETLANANSTIYKLSPFELLFESQKTIDSTVFPLSETDNKAQTSETLSKLVVLGEGLNLEKLQQINTEFAELTIQSWQVSPKVSGEGVVAKAHLSKTFDNSLNSKIAQLANRLHVELALVQQPPKLQEGGLMVMDMDSTLIAVECIDEIAKLAGLGDKVAEITELAMQGKLDFRESLYNRVACLQGVDVTLLQGIRDRLPLMPGLSKLVHVMQQHQWKIAIASGGFTFFADYLKERLNLCEAVSNVLEVADGKLTGKVIGEVIDANAKAATLKRLAEHYHVPASQTIAVGDGANDLVMMAEAAFGVAYHAKPVVGEKASVAIRFGGLDTLLEFLD from the coding sequence TTGTATCTGGCCAATTTGACCGCGCAGCAATTTCTTGATTTTAGCTTGTTAGAAACCCTGGCAAACGCCAACAGCACAATCTACAAACTCTCGCCCTTTGAACTGCTGTTTGAATCGCAAAAAACCATTGATTCCACAGTGTTTCCGTTATCAGAGACGGACAATAAAGCGCAAACGAGCGAGACACTGAGCAAGTTGGTGGTGTTGGGGGAAGGTCTGAATCTGGAAAAACTACAGCAAATCAATACTGAGTTTGCGGAATTAACTATTCAATCCTGGCAAGTGTCCCCAAAAGTCAGTGGTGAAGGAGTCGTAGCCAAAGCGCATTTGAGCAAGACATTTGATAATAGCTTGAATTCAAAAATTGCCCAGCTTGCTAACCGTTTGCATGTCGAACTTGCCCTTGTGCAACAACCACCAAAGCTACAAGAGGGTGGTTTGATGGTGATGGACATGGACAGCACACTAATTGCTGTAGAGTGCATCGACGAAATAGCGAAGCTGGCGGGACTCGGAGATAAAGTAGCGGAAATTACCGAGCTGGCCATGCAAGGTAAACTGGATTTTAGAGAGAGCTTGTACAATCGCGTAGCTTGTTTGCAGGGAGTTGATGTAACGCTATTGCAAGGCATCCGTGATCGTTTACCGCTTATGCCTGGTTTATCTAAATTAGTGCATGTGATGCAGCAACATCAGTGGAAGATTGCTATCGCATCCGGTGGCTTTACCTTTTTCGCCGACTATCTTAAAGAGCGACTTAACCTGTGTGAGGCCGTGTCTAACGTGCTGGAAGTGGCTGATGGTAAATTAACAGGCAAGGTCATTGGCGAGGTAATAGATGCCAATGCCAAAGCCGCAACCCTTAAACGCCTGGCAGAGCACTACCATGTGCCAGCATCACAAACCATTGCCGTGGGGGATGGCGCAAACGACCTGGTGATGATGGCAGAAGCTGCATTCGGTGTGGCCTATCACGCCAAACCCGTTGTGGGAGAGAAGGCATCGGTGGCAATTCGATTTGGTGGACTGGATACCTTACTGGAATTTCTCGATTAA
- a CDS encoding arsenate reductase ArsC codes for MKILYICTHNRCRSILSEAITNHHAQGIIEARSAGSQPAGEVHPLSLQYLQETGYAVDGLQSQSWDEFEDFAPDLVVTVCDSAAGETCPLWFGKSTKVHWGLADPSKLQGSDEQKKQAFLDCIEQIKTRVQALVEIARSQPDQKTLIEQLANLGAQ; via the coding sequence ATGAAAATACTCTATATCTGCACTCACAATCGTTGCCGCAGCATTCTCTCTGAGGCAATCACCAACCATCATGCTCAGGGCATAATTGAAGCCCGTAGCGCGGGTAGTCAACCCGCTGGCGAAGTACACCCTCTATCGTTGCAATACTTGCAGGAAACTGGCTATGCCGTGGATGGCTTGCAAAGCCAATCCTGGGATGAATTCGAAGACTTTGCACCGGATTTGGTGGTTACTGTTTGTGATTCGGCAGCCGGGGAAACCTGTCCTTTGTGGTTTGGTAAATCCACTAAAGTGCACTGGGGGCTAGCGGATCCGTCCAAGTTGCAAGGCTCCGATGAACAAAAGAAACAGGCGTTTTTGGACTGTATTGAACAAATCAAAACGCGAGTTCAGGCTTTAGTGGAAATCGCAAGGTCACAGCCTGATCAGAAAACTCTCATTGAGCAACTGGCAAATTTAGGGGCGCAATAG
- a CDS encoding DUF938 domain-containing protein — MQKRFSQACENNRLPILEQLQRLLKDSQQLLEIGSGTGQHASCFAPQLPNLLWHTSDVIQNHDSIIAWIQDTNAQNLKLPVTLRIGADPWPEGDFDAIYTANTAHIMQKDEVQLLMSLVAQHLPLGGVFCQYGPFTEKGQFSSESNLAFHQHLLSEGYGGYRDIDELRGWVAASGLQLSEVITMPANNLMLVWHKQ, encoded by the coding sequence ATGCAAAAGCGATTCAGTCAGGCTTGCGAGAACAATCGTTTACCCATACTTGAGCAGTTACAGCGATTGCTAAAAGACAGCCAACAATTATTGGAGATTGGCTCTGGCACCGGACAACACGCCAGCTGTTTCGCACCACAATTGCCGAATCTCTTATGGCACACCTCAGATGTTATACAAAATCACGACAGCATTATTGCCTGGATTCAGGACACTAACGCACAAAACCTGAAGTTACCGGTTACCTTGCGTATTGGAGCAGATCCCTGGCCAGAAGGCGATTTTGATGCCATCTATACTGCTAATACTGCCCACATTATGCAAAAAGATGAGGTGCAGTTGTTAATGTCACTGGTAGCGCAACATCTGCCTTTGGGAGGCGTCTTTTGCCAATACGGCCCCTTTACGGAAAAGGGGCAGTTCAGTAGTGAAAGTAACCTGGCATTTCATCAGCACTTACTTTCGGAGGGGTATGGCGGTTATCGCGATATAGATGAATTGCGTGGCTGGGTTGCAGCATCGGGTTTACAGCTTTCAGAAGTTATCACTATGCCAGCCAACAACTTGATGTTGGTGTGGCATAAACAATAA
- a CDS encoding YqaA family protein: MKKVKQSLAAKLLELAHSKVVFPVLTLLSFLESIIIPIPLEAILIPLMHHNRDKIWWLAGCALLGCLLGAVTGYFVGALFYEQWATQLYGLFGSQETFEQVIGEIESQGFIYILAVGVTPIPFQVAMLGAGIAQYPFLLFLLAAIIARGARYFGLALLVYYIGPAAGRVIKRYKYQVAGLFTLALLGFIYYQFAA; this comes from the coding sequence ATGAAAAAAGTTAAACAATCACTTGCTGCCAAGCTGCTCGAGCTAGCTCATTCAAAAGTAGTTTTTCCGGTTTTGACATTACTGTCATTTCTGGAATCCATCATTATTCCAATCCCTCTGGAAGCCATTTTAATCCCACTGATGCACCACAATCGCGATAAAATCTGGTGGTTGGCAGGCTGTGCCTTGTTGGGCTGTTTGTTGGGAGCGGTAACAGGGTACTTTGTGGGCGCACTGTTTTATGAGCAATGGGCCACACAGTTATACGGCCTGTTTGGTTCGCAGGAGACTTTTGAGCAAGTGATTGGTGAAATCGAATCACAGGGTTTTATCTATATTCTTGCCGTTGGGGTAACCCCAATCCCGTTTCAGGTGGCAATGCTAGGTGCGGGTATTGCCCAATATCCATTTCTGTTGTTTTTACTGGCTGCCATTATCGCCAGAGGCGCGCGTTATTTCGGTTTGGCGCTGCTGGTTTATTATATCGGGCCCGCTGCAGGGCGCGTAATAAAACGCTATAAATATCAGGTGGCAGGTTTGTTTACTCTAGCGTTATTGGGTTTTATTTATTATCAGTTTGCCGCTTGA
- the pdxH gene encoding pyridoxamine 5'-phosphate oxidase translates to MSLADIRRDYCNHQSDLSELGDDPFQIFDDWLQSAIDAGIPDPTAMTVATVDNSGQPSQRIVLLKDVSQGGFVFYTNLESRKAIELEHNNKISLHFPWHYMERQVKICGTAERVSVADATKYFLSRPKGSQLAAWASAQSRPVSSRQMLLQKLEETRQRFSQGNLTLPKFWGGFRVIPHEIEFWQGGPDRLHNRISFSQAQGQWTKQRLMP, encoded by the coding sequence ATGTCTTTGGCGGATATTCGAAGAGATTATTGTAACCATCAATCGGATTTAAGCGAATTGGGCGATGACCCTTTTCAGATATTTGATGATTGGTTACAAAGCGCCATTGATGCGGGCATTCCAGATCCCACCGCTATGACGGTGGCAACAGTAGACAACTCCGGTCAGCCTTCGCAGCGCATTGTATTGCTCAAAGACGTAAGTCAGGGTGGGTTTGTGTTTTACACCAACTTGGAAAGTCGCAAAGCCATCGAGTTGGAACACAACAACAAAATAAGTCTGCACTTTCCCTGGCACTATATGGAACGTCAGGTGAAAATTTGTGGTACGGCGGAGCGGGTGTCCGTTGCTGACGCCACTAAATACTTCCTCAGTCGTCCTAAAGGCAGTCAATTAGCCGCTTGGGCTTCTGCTCAGAGTCGTCCTGTGTCTTCACGACAAATGTTACTGCAAAAGTTAGAGGAAACCCGCCAACGCTTCTCCCAAGGTAATTTAACCTTGCCAAAATTCTGGGGTGGATTTCGCGTCATTCCGCATGAAATTGAGTTCTGGCAAGGTGGCCCGGACCGACTCCATAACCGTATCAGTTTCTCTCAAGCACAAGGACAGTGGACTAAACAGCGCCTGATGCCTTAG
- the miaE gene encoding tRNA isopentenyl-2-thiomethyl-A-37 hydroxylase MiaE produces MLEKYQELLAPIQCFLQCETPQAWLDEAIKPENLKTVLLDHLVCELKAAQSAMLLIRKYAVDPQSTQDLLNWLKPFEDFTYRKQGDWRVLAEHNKLNKSMIPRGDKPYSQALIEKMVLLIKEELHHFYQVLEIIDEMGFEYDYISSSRYAKGMLSHTKNHEPDAFIDKLICGAYIEARSCERFAKLAPHVSQRLGEFYVSLLRSEARHYQDYLTLAEEIAGGDISEKVAYFGKIEAELIASPDEDFKFHSGVPASALTSVAV; encoded by the coding sequence ATGTTAGAAAAATATCAGGAGCTGCTCGCTCCCATTCAATGCTTCCTGCAATGCGAGACGCCACAAGCCTGGTTGGATGAAGCCATCAAGCCGGAAAATTTAAAGACTGTTTTGTTGGACCACCTTGTGTGTGAGTTAAAAGCGGCGCAATCGGCGATGTTATTGATCCGCAAATATGCCGTTGATCCACAAAGTACCCAAGATTTACTCAACTGGCTGAAGCCCTTTGAGGATTTTACTTATCGCAAACAAGGGGATTGGCGGGTGCTTGCAGAGCACAATAAGCTGAATAAGTCCATGATCCCAAGAGGGGATAAACCTTATAGCCAGGCTTTGATAGAGAAAATGGTATTGCTCATCAAAGAAGAGCTGCATCACTTTTATCAGGTGCTGGAAATCATTGATGAGATGGGCTTTGAGTACGATTACATCAGCTCCAGTCGCTATGCTAAAGGCATGCTGTCCCACACCAAAAATCACGAGCCGGATGCTTTTATTGATAAGCTGATTTGTGGTGCCTATATCGAAGCCCGCTCTTGCGAGCGCTTTGCCAAACTCGCCCCTCATGTTTCCCAAAGACTGGGAGAGTTTTACGTATCACTGCTTCGCTCTGAGGCCCGTCATTATCAAGACTATCTGACGCTTGCAGAAGAAATTGCCGGGGGAGATATTTCTGAAAAGGTGGCTTATTTTGGCAAAATCGAGGCTGAACTTATTGCTTCACCCGATGAAGATTTTAAATTTCATAGCGGTGTGCCTGCGAGTGCGCTAACCTCTGTAGCGGTGTAA
- the era gene encoding GTPase Era — MVAIVGRPNVGKSTLLNKILGQKISITSRKPQTTRHRIMGIDTEDNKQAIYVDTPGLHKDEKRAINRMMNRAASSSLGDVGLVLFVVEGTRWTEEDELVLDKIKHAFVPCWLVINKTDKIKDKDELLPHFKVLVEKYKFEKIIPVSAKQGTAVEELRREIFQTLPESEHYFPEDYITDRSQRFMAAEIIREKLMRFTGDELPYSVTVEIEQFKMAENGVFQINGLILVERDSQKPMIIGKGGAQLKRIGVEARQDMENLFDTKVFLELWVKVKSNWSDDDRALRSLGYDDL; from the coding sequence ATGGTGGCTATTGTTGGCCGCCCTAATGTCGGTAAATCTACACTGCTGAATAAAATCTTAGGTCAGAAGATCAGTATCACCTCGCGCAAGCCACAAACCACCCGACACCGAATTATGGGGATTGATACAGAGGATAATAAGCAGGCTATCTATGTAGATACACCGGGACTTCACAAGGATGAAAAACGCGCCATAAATCGCATGATGAACCGCGCAGCCAGCAGCTCTTTGGGCGATGTGGGCTTGGTGCTGTTCGTAGTGGAAGGAACTCGCTGGACTGAAGAAGACGAGCTGGTGCTGGATAAAATCAAACACGCCTTCGTACCTTGTTGGTTAGTGATCAATAAAACTGACAAAATCAAAGACAAAGACGAGCTATTACCCCACTTCAAAGTGCTGGTGGAAAAGTACAAGTTTGAAAAAATTATTCCGGTTTCGGCCAAACAAGGTACGGCAGTCGAAGAGTTGCGCCGCGAAATTTTCCAGACCTTACCTGAATCAGAGCACTATTTCCCTGAAGATTACATCACCGACCGCTCTCAGCGCTTCATGGCGGCTGAGATTATTCGCGAAAAACTTATGCGTTTTACTGGAGATGAACTTCCTTACTCGGTTACCGTAGAAATAGAACAGTTTAAGATGGCTGAAAACGGCGTTTTTCAAATAAACGGATTAATCCTGGTAGAGCGCGATTCTCAAAAGCCCATGATCATTGGCAAGGGTGGCGCCCAGCTGAAACGCATTGGTGTCGAAGCTCGTCAGGATATGGAAAATCTGTTTGATACCAAAGTCTTTCTGGAGTTGTGGGTCAAGGTGAAATCCAATTGGTCAGATGATGACAGGGCGCTACGCAGCCTCGGCTATGATGATTTGTAA
- a CDS encoding metalloregulator ArsR/SmtB family transcription factor — protein sequence MNPLSFYKCLADDTRLKSLLLIQETGEACVCDLMRALQLEQPKISRHLAGLRKCQIVQDERRGKWVFYKVHPQLPQWAKQVLALSAQDNLSFYEDALARLQAQSGSC from the coding sequence ATGAACCCACTTTCTTTTTATAAATGCCTTGCTGACGACACCCGGTTAAAGTCTCTGTTGCTTATTCAGGAAACCGGGGAGGCTTGTGTCTGCGATCTGATGCGAGCCTTGCAGCTGGAGCAGCCGAAAATTTCACGTCATCTTGCTGGCTTGAGAAAGTGTCAGATTGTGCAAGATGAACGTCGCGGCAAGTGGGTGTTCTATAAGGTACACCCACAACTGCCCCAGTGGGCAAAGCAGGTTTTGGCCTTGTCTGCCCAAGATAACCTTAGCTTTTATGAGGACGCCCTGGCTCGTCTGCAAGCTCAATCCGGCTCTTGTTAA
- a CDS encoding DUF808 domain-containing protein, with protein sequence MAASSLLALIDDIATILDDVAVMSKVAAKKTAGVLGDDLALNAEQVSGVKADRELPVVWAVAKGSFLNKLILVPSALLISAIYPPLIVILLVIGGLYLCFEGFEKVFHKLFHKQQAEQEAQDFLNQVKANKADLERLEKQKIKGAIRTDFILSAEIIVIVLGSVQTSPMLNQILVLSGLAVAFTVGVYGLVAGIVKLDDLGLYLLETGNSFKQRLGQFLLSFAPFLMKSLSVIGTLAMFLVGGGILVHDIPVLHHFEEALLNMVSGFVGTGALWQGLISLLNSLLVGVIAGGMCLLLLNAFSKLRAKS encoded by the coding sequence ATGGCTGCCAGTAGCTTATTAGCTTTGATTGATGACATTGCCACGATTCTAGACGATGTCGCGGTAATGTCGAAAGTAGCTGCCAAGAAAACCGCAGGAGTGTTAGGCGATGATTTGGCACTGAATGCTGAGCAAGTCTCGGGTGTTAAAGCAGACAGGGAACTCCCGGTGGTATGGGCGGTTGCTAAAGGGTCGTTTCTCAATAAACTCATCTTAGTGCCATCGGCACTGTTAATTAGCGCTATCTATCCACCCTTAATTGTTATTTTGTTGGTGATCGGTGGTCTTTATTTGTGTTTCGAAGGTTTCGAAAAAGTCTTTCATAAGCTGTTTCACAAACAACAAGCCGAGCAAGAAGCGCAGGACTTTCTCAATCAGGTTAAAGCCAACAAGGCCGATTTAGAAAGACTGGAAAAGCAAAAGATCAAAGGGGCTATTCGCACAGATTTTATCCTGTCGGCAGAAATCATCGTTATTGTATTGGGCAGTGTTCAAACCTCACCCATGCTCAATCAAATTCTGGTTTTGAGCGGTTTAGCTGTGGCCTTTACCGTGGGCGTGTATGGTTTAGTGGCCGGTATCGTTAAGCTCGATGACTTAGGACTATATCTGCTGGAAACGGGCAACAGTTTTAAACAACGCCTCGGTCAGTTTTTACTATCTTTTGCGCCGTTTTTAATGAAGTCACTGTCGGTGATTGGCACCCTTGCCATGTTTTTGGTGGGGGGCGGAATTTTGGTACACGATATTCCTGTTTTGCATCATTTTGAAGAAGCACTACTAAATATGGTGTCAGGTTTTGTGGGAACTGGAGCCTTATGGCAAGGGCTCATTTCACTGCTGAATTCACTGCTGGTAGGGGTGATTGCTGGTGGAATGTGTTTGTTACTTTTAAACGCATTCAGCAAACTAAGAGCAAAGTCATAA
- a CDS encoding MerR family transcriptional regulator — translation MYSIGKLAKQFGLSRGTLLHYDKLGLLSPSGRSAAGYRLYSEGDRARLKQICDYRDAGIGLDKIKTLLLSHGDSATLLQSHFHFLAEQITQLKQQQQRVLNLLQAPQMMAPDYIMSKQQWVAILRESGMTDDDMWLWHQAFERAQPEGHTRFLRSLGIEEDEIKHIKSRSS, via the coding sequence ATGTATAGCATAGGAAAACTGGCCAAACAGTTTGGATTATCCCGAGGCACGCTGCTGCACTACGACAAACTCGGATTGTTGTCTCCGTCGGGGCGCTCTGCCGCGGGGTATCGCCTGTATAGCGAGGGTGACCGGGCCAGATTAAAACAAATATGTGATTACCGTGATGCCGGGATAGGCCTCGATAAGATTAAAACGCTTTTGCTGTCCCATGGTGATAGCGCAACTTTGTTGCAGTCCCATTTTCACTTTCTGGCTGAGCAGATAACCCAGTTAAAACAACAGCAGCAAAGAGTGCTTAATTTGCTGCAAGCGCCGCAAATGATGGCACCTGACTACATCATGTCTAAACAGCAGTGGGTAGCTATCTTACGTGAGTCAGGGATGACTGATGATGATATGTGGTTGTGGCATCAGGCATTTGAACGGGCTCAGCCAGAAGGGCATACCCGCTTTTTACGAAGCTTAGGTATTGAAGAAGACGAGATTAAGCACATTAAATCTCGCTCAAGTTAA